The genomic stretch AAAGGCGATCATCTTTGATATGATGATAGATATAGCCGAGAAAGAGTACAATATTCCAATCAGAAAAAACTCCTTACCCGAACAGTCAACCAATACAAAGAACACTACCAAGAAAGCCTAACGGCTACCTGTAGATTGTTCGGGTATAGCCGTCAAGTTTATTATCGCGCCATTAAAGCCGAAGAAGCCAAAAAGCAACGTGCGCAAAAAGTAGTATCACTCGTGCAGGAAAAGCGCATGTCCATGCCTCGGCTAGGCACACGTAAACTTTACCACTTGCTACAGCCAGAGCTGCAAGCACTGGGCGTGGGTCGCGATAAATTGTTCCACATTCTAAAAGCAAATCACATGTTAATACAACCCAAGAAATCATACCATATTACCACCAACTCACACCATAGGTTCCGCAAACACAAAAACGTGATTGCAGACTTACCCATTACCCGGCCAGAGCAGCTTTGGGTGGCCGATATAACTTATGTGGGTACCCGAGAAAACCCCATGTACCTGGCTCTAGTTACCGATGCCTACTCAAAAAAGATAGTAGGCTACAATGTATCAAACAGTTTGAGTGTGGATGGTGCGCTATCTGCCTTAAAGCAAGCTATCAAAAATCGAAAATACCCTAGCCAACCTCTGATCCATCACTCAGACAGAGGCCTACAATATTGTAGCACCGATTACCAAAAACAACTGGCTAAAGCCAAAATAACCTGTAGCATGACAGAGTCTTATGACCCATATGCCAACGCCATAGCGGAACGTATAAACGGTATTTTAAAGCAAGAATTTATTGAAGTAGTAAAGGCCGATAAACTAGACATCATGAAGCCTTTGGTGGAAGACAGTGTAAGCATTTATAATAAACAAAGGCCACACCTCTCCTGCCAAATGAACACTCCAGAACAAATGCATAAACAAGATCAGGTCAAAATAAAATCCTATAAAAAACAAAACCTTGGTGAAGCTAGCTTCACCAAGGTTTAATTACTATGTTTAATCTATATAAAAACCTGTATCGGTTATTTAGGACGGGACATTCGTCAAATTTATTACTCAGCATTGTTCGCTTCTTCGCGTGCTTTTAGCGCCTTTTTAATTGCTCGATTTTTCTTCACCTTGTTGTTCTCATCCGCGCAATAATCCAAAAATATTTCTCTCGCATTGTCACTTATCTGTTGAGGATCAGCTCCAGGTTCACCATCTAATGCTACCTTCACCAGCGAAGCCATATAAACGTTTTGCAGGGCAATTTGCCCTTTGCAATAATCCATAAATTCAGAGCCTATACTAAAAGTATAATCTGGTGTTCCTTCCATCCAATCCATCATAAAAGCAGTGCAGGTCAACCTATTCAGCTCATTGTCCACTACATTTTGATTCAAAATGTAATTAGCACATTCTTGCACCTCAGCTTCATGATTCTTGTAGTCTTCCTTGGTTTCAAATCCCATATCTGGAAGAGCCTCAAAATCTTGCGAATACCCGGTAAACGCAATCAATACAAGCATTAAAACGCCAATTGTCTTTTTCATAATATTATACATTTTTCAACATATCTTCTACCATAGCGTCCAAGCTGAAATCGTTTTTCCAACCCCAATCCTGACGTGCTACCTGGTCATCAATTTCCTGAGGCCATCCTAATGCGATATCATTTCGGCTATCTACATTGTAAGTGATTTCAAAATCAGGAATATGCTTTTTAATGGCTTCCGCTAACTGCTTTGGCGTAAAGCTAAAAGCTGCCAAATTATAGCTGGTGCGAATTTTCACATCTTCAGCTGGCGCTTCCATAATGCCGATAGTTGCTTTAATCGCATCAGGCATGTACATCATTGGCAAGGCAGTATCTTCTGCAAGGTAGCATTCGTACTTGCCTTCCTTTTTTGCCTTATGGAAAATATCTACAGCATAATCTGTAGTCCCTCCACCTGGCTCAGTTTTATAAGATATCAATCCAGGGTAGCGAATACTCCGCACGTCCACCCCGTATTTTTTACAGTAGTAATCACACCAAAGCTCACCGCTAAGTTTACTTATTCCATATACAGTTCCCGGATCCATTACCGTGTGCTGAGGAGTATCTACTTTTGGAGTAGTTGGCCCAAATGCAGCAATAGAGCTTGGCCAATACAGCTTATTGAACTGCTTTTCGCGAAGCATTTCAAGCGTATGAAAAAGACTCACCATATTAAGGTCCCAGCCCTTCATAGGCATTTTTTCGGCTGTAGCCGAAAGCATGGCTACCAAGTGATAAATCTGAGTAATTCCGTGCTTTGCCACCACTTCCTCCAAACGGTCACGATCCATAGCATTCACTATCTCAAAAGGACCAGACTCCAAAATGTGCTTTGCTGGTTCTTTAATATCTGAAGCCACTACATTTTCGTTGCCATAGGATTGGCGAAGTGTTTCTATAAGGTCAGTACCTATTTGGCCCGAAGAGCCAAGTACCAATATCTTTTCTTGCATCTCTTTTTGAATAAGGGCGCAAAGATAAAAATGCCGACCCAAGTATTGAGCCGGCATTCTAGATTATCTATTAAAACTTAAACAACCGTTTACAACATTTTCAAAAACCAACTACTACAAGTAGACTCACAAACTTCATTAACTGAATTACCCTCTATATTTGGGCCTATGAAACAAAAGCTTGCCCATTTTTTAAAATCTCTTGGCCCCGGCCTACTCTTTGCCAGCACATGTATTGGCGTAAGTCATTTGGTGCAAAGCACCCGAGCCGGAGCACTTTATGGTTTTGGACTTCTATGGGCTGTGATGGCTGCCAACCTTTTTAAGTACCCCTTTTTTGAATATGCTTCTCGCTATGCAAATGCTACAGGCACCAGCATTATAGATGGCTACCTTCGCTTGGGCAAATGGATGCTTTGGTTATACGCCATTGTTACGCTATCTACCATGTTCTTTGTTACAGCTGCAGTGGGCGCTGTTACTGCTGGTTTTTTTGATAATCTATTTGGTATTTCTTCCTCGCTGGGGCCTGGTGCCGTTCAATACCTCCTACCCATTTTGTTTGTAGTATGCATTCTCATTCTATATGTTGGTCAATACAAAATTCTTGATTCACTGATCAAAATTGTTGGAGCAGTACTTCTCCTTTCCACCGTGGTCGCATTTGTTCTTACTCTTATCAAAGGACCTGTTTCTTCTCAGCATCAATTTTTCGAACCATCTATACTCGACCCATCAAGTGCCGGGTTTGCCTTTGCTATTGCCCTTATGGGGTGGATGCCGACTGCTTTGGATATTTCTTCATGGACAAGCCTTTGGACCTTAGAACGCATCAAGCAAACCAACTTTAAACCTTCATTACGAGAAACCCTACGCGAGTTTAATTTTGGCTACATAGTATCCGCCATCCTCGCCCCCTGTTTTCTGCTGTTGGGTGCATACCTATTATACGGTACTGGCTACAGCATGCCCGGCAACTCAGCTGCTTTTGCTAATGGTATTATTGAGCTCTTTACTCAAACCATGGGCGACTGGAGTTATTTACTCATTGCAGCTTCTGGTTTTTCTATAATGTTTGGAACCTGCATAGCAGTTTTTGACGGTTATGCACGCACCACAGAAAGAGTGGCTACCCTGCTTTTGCAAGGTGATACGGCAAATAAAAGTACAGCCTCCAAAACGGGTTCTTATCACCTTAGTCTTTTGTTTGTAGGAGTTGGCGCTTACATAATTATCTACTTTTTTGGTACCTCATTAAAGGACCTTGTGGACTTAGCCACCACCATCTCATTTATAGTAGCTCCTATTATCGCACTTGTCAACTTCAGGCTTGTGACTGGGAAATATATTGACAAGGACCAGCAGCCCTCTGCTCTCATGCGATGGTTGAGCTATATTGGAATAATCTTTCTTCTTTTCTTCACCATCATTTACATCGTCTATTACTGACTTTTGTCCTAACTCCCTTCGAGTGAGCTTTTGCAAACTTGCGCGTTTTAAAATTGATGGAAAATAGGCCCCAACCCAAGAACAAAAGGTATGATTAATAAGTACGGTCGCGAAGAATTAATTGAATGACTGTAAGAGGAACCTTTTAATGAGGAGCTGTCTGAGCTGCTGAAAACCCCAAAAGGTTAGGTACGTAAAAAATACTTCGGTACTGTACGTGTAACATCCATTGCGAAAAAACCATTAAAACCAACAGCTCTTTCAGCCGAGCGGAATCAGAGGCATCTATACCTTCAAAAGGGTTGGCCCCTAGCGCATGTTCTTTCCCGGTTCTTTTATATCAGAACCCGCTACGCTTGTTACCATATGACTGGCGAAGTGTTTTTATAAGGTCATACCTATTTGGCCCGAGGAGCCACGTACCAATATCCTTTCCTGAATCTCTTTTTAAATAAGGGCACAAAGATAAAATGCCGACCCAAGCATTGAGTCGACATTTCTTTTATTCAAATAAAATTATGGTTTTGCGGCCTAAAGTATCAAGCAACTATTCTTTATAGTGCTTCCACAGTTATATATCCATATTCTGCATCTATTGTAGCCGTGGTTACACCTCCTACACTAATTATTCTTAAATCTACAGTAGTAGTAACGGTAGGTGTTATATATGCTACAGCAGTTGGTTGTGATGAGATATTATCAGGGTCATTAACTGCGTAAAAGAAACCTCTATTTCCAATATTAACTCCTGCCGTAATGTTGTACCAAGAATAGACCACATAATCCATATTTGCAACATGTACCGCATTTAAAGCAGCTGTTAATTTATAGGTAACACCAGCGGTAAGCGTTACAGTACCGCCACCAGCACTAAAGCCAGCTGTACCTACATTGCCAGCAGAAGCTAATATCGTAAGGTTATCAATATTATTATTTACTTGTACATTCTCATCTGCATTCATCCTGGCGTGCAAAAACTCTGGTGTTGGTGCTACTGGACATAAATTTACCCAGTTTGTAACATCCGCATCAGGAGTGGCATCTGTGTTTGTGCCAGTTAGATTTTTGTAAAAAGTACCGTTGTAAATAACAATATAGTCCGATGTGTAATAAGTGCCTCCATTCGTTTGAGATTTCCAGGTAGTGGAAAAAGCGGAATCTTTATAATTTCCGTTTACTTCTAGTTTTTCCGTTGGAGAGCTGGTGCCCACCCCCACGTTTCCTGTTTGGGCGTTGGCCATAAATCCCAACAGAGCAAATACGACAATTGTGAGTTTGGTTTTCATTTTTTTCGAATTTTAAGTTGGTTAGGTGATCAAAGCCTTTCGATACTTACGAAATTGTTGACATAACCTGAACCAATTATTAGAGTGGCCCTGTAAGCATACCGATTTGTCTCATCTGTAAAAAGAATGGTTTGAATATTGCCGTGATGAGTGAAGTTTGCTGAAGATTGCCAGCGGTAAAACGTGCCACCTGCAAAACTGTCGGATCTACGCGTATAACCTGTCACAGTACTGGACGCGCCACCCACCGATAGCGCTCCCCCGTGATAATTGTTAATGCTGGCACCGCTCAGCGTGGCGGTACTGTCCATCCGTATCATTAAGGAACGGTTTCCGCTGGTGGACACCTGAACGCTTATGTTTCCGAGTGAAACGGGTACTCCAGCATTTACAAAACCTGAAGCTTTGGTAATACCTTCTTGTTTTACCAATTGGCCGGTAGCGGTATCTAAGGCCACATTCATGGTATTGCTGGTTTTGAGGGGCACATTGCCTATGCGGACATCCCCATTTACATCAAGCTTGGCTTGCGGTGAACTGGTACCTACCCCCACGTTTCCTGTTTGGGCTGTAGCTATATATCCTGTTAAAGGAAAAATAAGGGTAAGAAAGAATAGTTTTTTCATAAGGGAAAGGTGAAGTTAAAAGTTTTGAGATGTGCCCTAAGGTAGCTCCACAATACTCATATTATTGAAGCGGCTTTCATTTATTAAAGATTGAGTGGAGCCTATAGTATGAAACATCCGAAACTCCACTGTGTCGCCTTGCGACAAGGGTCTTAATACCATCAGGCTTCCAGTAGGCTTACTTTGGCTGGTTCCCCCATTCGAATCATAGTTTGCGCTTGTTGCAATCTCAACATTGTTTACGAAAACAGAAACATTGACTTCGTCACTATTGGCATTGTTGGAACTTAACATTGTGCCGACTGATAGTTGATACAAACCTGTACGTGGCGCTGTGAAAATTCCAGTGCTGGCATCGTAAGCAGAGGGCAGGGTATTCACCACCGTAGATGACCAAACGATGAGTGTACTTGTATTAGTGGGAATAGAATTATTAACTGTCTGGGCAGCAATACGTACCAAAGTATCCGATTCAGGTCTGGTGGACTGTAACGCAAATGTATTAGTAGCAGTGTCCAAAACAACCTTCATGGAGGAGGTTGTCACTGTTTTCATCGAATCCACCCGCAAGTCGCCCTGTACGTGGAGTTTGGCTTGTGGTGAAGAAGTTCCAATACCCACATTTCCTGATTGAGCGCTGACTATATAACTCGCTAAGACTAATATGGCCATAATGATTTTTGTTTTCATGTCAATTAAATTTGTTTAGAGTCTGTTTTTAGTATTAAAAGCTACTGCGTTTTAGCTTCTGTAAGATTGGTATTGATTTAAAATTAAATACTGATTTTCAATAATATACCAAATGATAATATTCAAACCTATGGGAGTTCTTCAATACTCAGAAAGTTCCATACCGAATTATAAAGTGTTTGGGTAGAGCCAACCCCTTGAAATGCCCATACTGAAACAGTTTCTCCAGCATTTAATTCAACCATGGTGGAAAGGCTGCCCGCAGGTTTGTAAATGCTCCCACCTCCACTTGAATCAAAATTTCCAGCTGCGGCAAAATCAGCACCGTTCTTTCTTACTATTACAGTATGCTGTGCATTATTCCCCGTGTTGGGATTAAAAGTGAGATTGGTCGAAATGCGGTAGAAACCCTTGTGGGGGGCTGTAAAAATACCTGTCGAAGCGTCCCAGGCAGATGGCACCGTATTGATATCTGTACCTGACCAAACAATGCGTGTAGCTGTAAGATGCGGAACTGAGTTTCCACCTGTTTTCGCATAAATTCTAACTAAGGTATCCCGGTTAGATCGTATGAGCTGTATTGCCACCTTCTTTGATGCAGAATCCAAAACCAAATTATACTTAGAATAATCTATCGCTTTGAGTGAATCTACACGTAAGCTACCTTCAACGTGTAGCTTGGCCTGTGGTGCAGTGGTGCCCACTCCAACATTTCCTGATTGGGCTACTGTAATGAAACTTGCTGCTATCAGTACTGCTGTAAATAAATACTTTTTCATAATTATACTTTAATCAATTTTCTTCTTTGCGTCATAATACTTTTTACCACCAAATGCTGCTCCAGCTGCTAACAGCAAACTTATCCCTCCATCTAATGGAGCAGGTGAAGTAGGGTTTCCAGGCTGGGCATTAAGCAATAAAGTAGACCCGATGAATACGAGAGCCACCAAAGCAATTGTGTTTATATTTTTCATGGTACTAATATTTTTGTAGAAGATGATTTCAGATTATCGTCAGTAAATTGTAGTAGGTATACTCCACTTGCCAAGCGAGGACTAAGCACGGTTTGGTCACTCTCCATACGTTTGGTGGCAAAGCATTTTCCTCCCAATCCATATAATTTTAAGGTTCCGTTGTCCATGCCTATTTTTCTAATTCCTATTTGTCCTTCAGCATTTACCCAACCCACTATTTCTGGAAGTGTCTGCTCTGCATTCAAGGCTACTCCTTGCTGATTTAAGTGAAGTACAAAGCGTTTGTCATTGTCATTCATATCCACCTTCACCGTCATGTCCTGCTTTCGCAAATCAATGCGCTTGCCTCCTGCCAGGTCTTCGAGCTCCACCTTCCAAGCCGGGTCAAGTTGATTGTCATCTAAGCTAAAAGTGTGAAGGGTTTGCGCTTGTTGTGTTTTTACGGTAACCGGTATGCTGTACCCAGCCACAGGCAGATGGTTTATGCTCAGCTCCAATCCTTGGTACTCCATATACATGGTTGGCACATCTCGGGTTGATTTTATCTTATAGGCATCATATCCATTATCCATACCTATAGTGGCATCTGGTCCAAAGAAAACCACCATTCTATCATAGGTGGAATCATTGGTATTGGTAACACTTAGGTTTAATAAATCGTAAGGTCTTGAACTCATAAAAGCAGTGGCCGTAGAATCTGGCTCACGCACGGTATTATCAAGAGTAAAAGTACCATCCGCATCTACTTTTATCCAAAAACCTTGAAATGGCTGTATATGTGAAGCTCCGCTTGCTGTAGCGTTAGTGTTGTATACTGTTACTCCGCTAGATGTAAGAGCTTCGTACTGGCCATTTACATTATCCCACACATGGATAGCTTCGTAAGTCGGAAAACTTCCTAAAGCAAAAAGCTTATCCACACTTACATTACTAGGATAAGGGTTTGGGATGAAGTTCCATCCCTGGGCGTTTGCATTACCTGTTTGACCAATGTCATAGGTGTTTTTTACAGCAAACGCTTGATTACCATTTGAAGGCGTACCTCCTATCCTGATAGTTTGCGTAAAGTCATGCACCCCATTTTGGTCACCAAACACTGTGTATGAGCGAGAGCCAGTAGTGGTGGGGGCTGCTTCAGTCCAGCCGATAGCTTCACCGGCACCAGCGTCTGTGGCATCCCAATAGTACATATTGCGTCTACCTGCCACACCTCCATCATTGGCACTGGTTATAAAACTTATACCATCTGTGTTAAGATTTTGAACTTGATTGGTAAACGGAATCCCCAATTGACGCCAGCCTGTGGTCATATCGGTCAGATACATTTCCATATCTAACTGTCCTATATTACCCACATTATTCACTTGAAGCAGTTGAGCATAGCCTGTGGCATCGGCATTTAGATAGATAGTGCCATTAGAAGTAATGGAGCCTTCTACCGTGAGAATGCCTCCAGGTTCTACCCATAAAGTATCTCCTGAGTCTACAAATAAATCTTGTGAAAAAGCACTACCAGAAACTACCAATAGGCAAGGTAGCAACCAAGATTTGGAGAATAAAGATTGATTCATAATAATAGTAATTGAGCAGTTAATTATGCGTCATACTCACTACCATTATAACATCCCCTACCCACACAAAAGCGGATTGGAAAGTGAATCAATAAGGTTGGAGTTTCAATGACGGTAGAACAATTTTTTTCTACAAAGCAAATATATGCAACCTACTCAAAAAAATCAAACATAAAACACACACAACCAGATAGATACAGCCATTATTTGCAATTCAAGTCCATCTTTATTTTTTAAGCACCAATTTATAAGCTCATAAATATCAAGTGTTTAAAATATTCCAAAATCAACAGAAAATCACACCTTGTAAACCTTTATTTTAGTTAAAAATTTACTTTCTAAAGCGAGAAAATAAGGTAGCGAGCTTGTATGGAATTGTTATCTCATTCAATCCTGATATTTATCATTGTGCTCATAGCCCCAAGCTTTTGTAAATTTGCAGCGCTTTAAAATTGATGCAGAATGGATCCCAACGCAGGAAAAAAAGGAATGATCAATAAGTATGGTCGCGAACAGCTTATCAAAAAGCTCGAGGCCGAAACTTTTAAAAGGAAGACGGTTTCCTTTTACAAGTATGTTATTCTTGCAAATCCGCAGGATATGCGCGACACACTTTACCGTGAGTGGCAAGAGTTGGATTGCAACGGACGAATTTATGTAGCTCGCGAAGGCATTAATGCCCAGATGAATGTACCCGAGCACAACTGGGAGGCCTTTGTAGAAAAGGTGTATTCTCATCCCGAACTTAAAGATGTTCCCTTCAAAATTGCGGTAGAAGATGATGGCAAATCATTCCTGAAGCTTACGGTAAAAGTTCGTGAAAAGATAGTGGCCGATGGCCTTAATGAAAATGATTGGGATGTGACCAATGTAGGCCGACACCTAAATGCAGAGGAGTGGAACGAAGCTTTGGATAACGAAGGAACTGTAGTGGTGGATATTCGCAATCACTATGAAAGTGAGATTGGTCATTTTGAAAACGCCTTGCTGCCAGAAGCCGAAACCTTTAGAGACGAGCTCCCCGAGGTATTGAACTTATTAAAAGGGAAAGAAGACAAAAAAGTGCTTTTGTATTGTACGGGAGGTATTCGTTGTGAAAAAACAAGTGCCTACCTTAAACACCATGGTTTTCAAGATGTAAATCAATTACATGGTGGCATCATTGACTACGCTCGTCAAATAAAGACTAAAGAGCTCCCCAACCGCTTTCGCGGAAAAAACTTTGTATTTGATGACCGCCTTGGTGAAGGTATTTCTGAAGAAGTGGTTTCACACTGCCATCAATGTGGAAAGCCTTGCGATAAGCATGTAAATTGTGCTAACAAGGAGTGCAATCTTCTATTTATACAGTGTGATGAATGTGCTGAAAAGCACGAAGGAACCTGCACACCAAAATGTCAGGAAATAATTCATTTACCAGAGGAAGAGCAAAAAAAACTACGTCAAGGCAAAAAGCAAAAGAAGATATTTCATAGTCATAAAAAGGTGAATCTCAAGGGAGAAGAATAATATTCTTAAAATATGTAGGCCTTTTCATGCAACGGGTTGAAATGTTATGCGTCCATAACTATATAAACAAAACCCTTAAACATGAAAAAATCAGCTACACTTCTCTCAATTGGTGGAATACTTTTTTCCACATTTTCTTACTCTCAATTAGCGGTAGATTCTATAGAGATCAACACCTTAAAAGCCCGTGTATATTCAGATGGTGGCATTGAAGAAATGCAAACCTTTGATGACACTACATACAATACCCTGCTATATGCTGATGGACTTTGGCTGGCAAGCTATGACACGTCCACTAATACGCTACATCAATCTGCTCAAACCTATCGCCAGGATGGATTGGACTTTGTGCCTGGGCCCGTTTCAAATGACCCAAATGCTACCACCAAATGGGACAAAGTATATCGGGTAAACCTTCAAACACTTACCGATTTCAAAAATGGTAATACCGGTGGTATCCCTCAAGAAATAGCAGACTGGCCTGCGCATGGCGACACCACCATGGGTGAAGCTTACTATCTAGCCCCTTTTGTGGATGTAAACAATGATGGGCATTATGTTCCAGCGGATGGCGATTATCCACAGATAAGAGGTGATGAAGCCATTTACACTATTTTCAATGACGCCAACGGCAGAACTACCCCTGCCGGAGTTGGTCTTGGTGTAGAAGTACACTCAATGCTTTATGGGTATAGAACCGGTGGTATTGAAGACAGTGTTCTGTTTCGCGAATACCGCATTATCAATCGTTCTAATAGATCTTACTCTGGTGCTTATATGGGTATTTTTGCTGACTTTGACTTGGGCAATTCGAGAGACGATTTGAATGGCACCAATATTTGGGCAAATAGTGTTTTCTCTTATAACGGAGACTCAGATGATGAAGGCCCAGCGGGATTTGGTTTAAACTTAGCAACATGTGGTATGCGAATGTTACAAGGCCCACCAGCTCCTTTTGGTGATGGTAAGGATAATGACAAAGATGGTTGTAGAGATGGTGTGAGAAACGCCAGTGGTGTATGCGTACCGGAAAACTTAGCAACAGGTGTTCGCGAGCAAATACTTTTAAGTGGCTCCATGCATTATTACAACATGCCTGGTAACCAAGGTAACCCAGATACTCCTTTGGACTATCACCAATATCTGCAGAGCAAGTGGAAAAATGGAAATGATTTAATCATTGAAAATCCTTCTGGCTTTTTAGATAATAACAATGGTGATGGTTATGTAGCAAATAATGTAGGGCCTACCACACTGTTTTCCTTTCCAGGTGACACTTATGACACCACTGGCAACTCCTTACCTAGTAGTGCAACCAATTGGTTTGCCTCTCCCAATAGCAGCAATGATGTAAAATCGCTCGCCATTGCCGGACCATTTAACCTGAACCAAGGTGAAGAATTTACAGTAGCAACAGCATATGTATGGGCTCGCAATGCGAATGTTGACCATGGTTATGGGAAAATAAATGAACTACTAGAAAACCTAGGAAACAACTATAACAATCAGCCAGTGCGTACCGTAGGCATAAATGCTTACAAGGCAAATCAAAACTATCAACTAAGCTTTAATACCGCTTCTGCGGAATGGGCTATTATTAATGATGAGGATAAAAACCTAAGTTTTGAACTGTATACCACCACTGGCCAACTGATGACCAAATTTGATGTAGATTCAGATTCAAAACGTACTATCCCAACCCAAGGATTTGCAAAAGGCGTTTATCTTTTGGTGGAAACTAAAACAGGTGAGGCGCATAAGATTACGAAATAGTAGATTGATTGTAGAAAAATGGGAATACGAACCGCTTCGAATTAGTTTTGGAGCGGTTCTTTTTTTCAATAACTTTTTAAGTTTTCTAGACTTGAAGGTTTATGGTGCAGGACTTTTTCATTCTCTTCAAAACCCTGATGATTATCATTTACTCATGGGTTTTAGAATTGTTAAATTTGGGGCATCATAAATCAGAATAAATATGCCCTTTTATCATAAACAGGGAAATATCCCGCATAAGCGACATACTACTTTCAAAAAACCTGATGGTGGCCTTTACTACGAAGAGCTATTCGGAACGGTAGGTTTTGACGGTATGTCATCACTTTTGTACCACGTACATCGCCCTACACAGGTGAAAAAAATCATTGGTCAAAAAGACGTTTCTCCAAAAGTAGTGGTGAGTAAAAATATCACCAGCCGCATGCTACAAGGCTGGAATGTAAAGCCCGTTGATGATTACCTTGAATCACGTGTTGCCGTTTTGGTAAACAATGACCTTGAAATTTCATTGGCCGCTCCGCGCAAATCACAAACCGAGTATTTCTACAAAAATGCCGATGCTGATGAAATGATTTTTGTGCACAAAGGCACAGGAACTTTACGCACCTTTTTAGGAAACATAAAATTCGGTTATGGTGATTATTTGGTGATTCCTCGTGGTATGATTTACCAATTTGAGTTTGACACTGAAGACAACCGCCTGTT from Owenweeksia hongkongensis DSM 17368 encodes the following:
- a CDS encoding NAD-dependent epimerase/dehydratase family protein, whose product is MQEKILVLGSSGQIGTDLIETLRQSYGNENVVASDIKEPAKHILESGPFEIVNAMDRDRLEEVVAKHGITQIYHLVAMLSATAEKMPMKGWDLNMVSLFHTLEMLREKQFNKLYWPSSIAAFGPTTPKVDTPQHTVMDPGTVYGISKLSGELWCDYYCKKYGVDVRSIRYPGLISYKTEPGGGTTDYAVDIFHKAKKEGKYECYLAEDTALPMMYMPDAIKATIGIMEAPAEDVKIRTSYNLAAFSFTPKQLAEAIKKHIPDFEITYNVDSRNDIALGWPQEIDDQVARQDWGWKNDFSLDAMVEDMLKNV
- a CDS encoding Nramp family divalent metal transporter; translation: MKQKLAHFLKSLGPGLLFASTCIGVSHLVQSTRAGALYGFGLLWAVMAANLFKYPFFEYASRYANATGTSIIDGYLRLGKWMLWLYAIVTLSTMFFVTAAVGAVTAGFFDNLFGISSSLGPGAVQYLLPILFVVCILILYVGQYKILDSLIKIVGAVLLLSTVVAFVLTLIKGPVSSQHQFFEPSILDPSSAGFAFAIALMGWMPTALDISSWTSLWTLERIKQTNFKPSLRETLREFNFGYIVSAILAPCFLLLGAYLLYGTGYSMPGNSAAFANGIIELFTQTMGDWSYLLIAASGFSIMFGTCIAVFDGYARTTERVATLLLQGDTANKSTASKTGSYHLSLLFVGVGAYIIIYFFGTSLKDLVDLATTISFIVAPIIALVNFRLVTGKYIDKDQQPSALMRWLSYIGIIFLLFFTIIYIVYY
- a CDS encoding C1q-like domain-containing protein, with the translated sequence MAILVLASYIVSAQSGNVGIGTSSPQAKLHVQGDLRVDSMKTVTTSSMKVVLDTATNTFALQSTRPESDTLVRIAAQTVNNSIPTNTSTLIVWSSTVVNTLPSAYDASTGIFTAPRTGLYQLSVGTMLSSNNANSDEVNVSVFVNNVEIATSANYDSNGGTSQSKPTGSLMVLRPLSQGDTVEFRMFHTIGSTQSLINESRFNNMSIVELP
- a CDS encoding complement C1q domain-containing protein; translation: MKKYLFTAVLIAASFITVAQSGNVGVGTTAPQAKLHVEGSLRVDSLKAIDYSKYNLVLDSASKKVAIQLIRSNRDTLVRIYAKTGGNSVPHLTATRIVWSGTDINTVPSAWDASTGIFTAPHKGFYRISTNLTFNPNTGNNAQHTVIVRKNGADFAAAGNFDSSGGGSIYKPAGSLSTMVELNAGETVSVWAFQGVGSTQTLYNSVWNFLSIEELP
- a CDS encoding PID-CTERM protein-sorting domain-containing protein, translating into MKNINTIALVALVFIGSTLLLNAQPGNPTSPAPLDGGISLLLAAGAAFGGKKYYDAKKKID
- a CDS encoding T9SS type A sorting domain-containing protein, whose translation is MNQSLFSKSWLLPCLLVVSGSAFSQDLFVDSGDTLWVEPGGILTVEGSITSNGTIYLNADATGYAQLLQVNNVGNIGQLDMEMYLTDMTTGWRQLGIPFTNQVQNLNTDGISFITSANDGGVAGRRNMYYWDATDAGAGEAIGWTEAAPTTTGSRSYTVFGDQNGVHDFTQTIRIGGTPSNGNQAFAVKNTYDIGQTGNANAQGWNFIPNPYPSNVSVDKLFALGSFPTYEAIHVWDNVNGQYEALTSSGVTVYNTNATASGASHIQPFQGFWIKVDADGTFTLDNTVREPDSTATAFMSSRPYDLLNLSVTNTNDSTYDRMVVFFGPDATIGMDNGYDAYKIKSTRDVPTMYMEYQGLELSINHLPVAGYSIPVTVKTQQAQTLHTFSLDDNQLDPAWKVELEDLAGGKRIDLRKQDMTVKVDMNDNDKRFVLHLNQQGVALNAEQTLPEIVGWVNAEGQIGIRKIGMDNGTLKLYGLGGKCFATKRMESDQTVLSPRLASGVYLLQFTDDNLKSSSTKILVP
- the trhO gene encoding oxygen-dependent tRNA uridine(34) hydroxylase TrhO is translated as MDPNAGKKGMINKYGREQLIKKLEAETFKRKTVSFYKYVILANPQDMRDTLYREWQELDCNGRIYVAREGINAQMNVPEHNWEAFVEKVYSHPELKDVPFKIAVEDDGKSFLKLTVKVREKIVADGLNENDWDVTNVGRHLNAEEWNEALDNEGTVVVDIRNHYESEIGHFENALLPEAETFRDELPEVLNLLKGKEDKKVLLYCTGGIRCEKTSAYLKHHGFQDVNQLHGGIIDYARQIKTKELPNRFRGKNFVFDDRLGEGISEEVVSHCHQCGKPCDKHVNCANKECNLLFIQCDECAEKHEGTCTPKCQEIIHLPEEEQKKLRQGKKQKKIFHSHKKVNLKGEE